CGCCGCTCAGCGAATGATATTCGTGGATGCGCCGATGGCAGGTAAGATCGCGGCGCAGGAAGTCGCGGGCGGTGAACAGGATCGCAACGTCTTCCGGCTTGATTTCATTCGCGGATTCGACCAATCGGGCGCTCATTCCCCGGTCCGACAGAAACTGCCGGTAGGCATGTGCTTCCGGCAGGTAGCTGACGGGCGACAGGGTGATGGCGACCTGCATTGGCTTCCTATGGACGGCGAGGACCTGAGCCTGCAAGAGGGGGAAGGCTCGGCATATGGTTAACGGATTTTTCACCCTGATCTTCTAGCCGGGCGACTGGGGCGTGGGATGCGGCAAGTCACTGTCATCCATGATCAATTACTTCAGGCGCGGGACCGATCGAACGGATGGACATGAGGGCCGAAATGTCGAAGGCATCGCGACAGCGAGGTAGCGACCTGCGCGCGCTGGTGTCGACCGGGGTGGTGCGCCTCGGGGGGCTCGGTGCGAATGCACTCCAAGCCTTCATCCTGCCGATGCTTCTGGGCCCCACCGCCTTCGGGCTGTTCTCGAGCCTATTCACCGTGCTCCTCGTCGCCTCCGGCATCATCCGCGTGCCGCTCGAAGTGCTCGTCCAGCGCGGACGCGACGGGCGGGGCGAGGGGGCGCTGCGGCTGGTCTATGGGCCGCGCGAGTTCGGGTTGGCAGTGCTCTTCGCCCTCCTGCTCGGGACGCTCACCTATGTCGGTCTCTATCTGGCGCAGGGTAGGAGCGGGTCAGCCAGTTTCGCGATCGGGCTCGGCGCGGCGACGGTGATTGCGGGCCTTTCCGGGCTGCGGCGCGGCGAGCACCTCGTGCTCGAACGCACCGCGCGGGTCGAGCAACTCGATGCGATCGTGCGGCCTGCGCTGTTCCTCGGCCTCGTTGGCGCTGCATGGCTTTTCGGACGGGCCGAGCAGTGGTGGCCGACGCTCCTCATTGCCAGCTTCCTCCTCGTCCTTGCCTGGCCAAACCTCGTGGCCGCGCAGCGCGTGCGACGGGCAGCGACGGGGAGCGAGGCAGCGGTCGCGCCGTGGCGCAACCTCACCTTGTCCAACGGACTCAGCATCGGCGTGAAACATGCCGACGTGCTGATCATCGGCGCCTACCTCTCGCTGGAGACCGTCGGGCGCTACTTCATCATTGCGCGGCTCGCCGATCTCATCGCTTTCGGGTACAGTTTCGCAGCGGCCCGCTTCGTTCACCGCTTCGCGACCGCTTGGCGTGAAGGGCGACATGGAGAGGCGCGCGCGATCATTGGGCGAGCGATGGCGTATGGCGCGGCGATTTCGTGCCTGATGGCGGCCGGGGCCGCATTTCTCTCACCCTTTGTGCTGCCGCTGATCGACCCGTTGCTCGCGGACTATTGGCTGGCGTTGGTGCTGCTGCTGGCGGCCGCCATCATCAATAGCACGCTCGGCCTTTGCGGCGCCTTCATGACGGCGCTCGATCCCCGGCACATGCTCAAGATCAAGATCGCGTGCAATCCGTTGGCGGTGGTGGCGATGCTGGTCGCCGTGCCTCGCTTCGGGGTCATGGGCGCGGCAACGGTGACCTTGGGCTTCGCGCTGTCGCTACAATTGCTCAGCGCCTTCATGTTCCGTCGCCTGACGCGCGAGGAAGGTTGCGGGTCATGATAGGACGGGGGATTTCGGGTCGGCGCGAGCGCGCGGCGAGCCGCGCCGGCCACGGCGGGCTGGCGATCGTCGGGCATTGGCGGCTGGACCGCATGCTTCTCCTCGCGGTGTTCAATTTGTTGCTGTTCTTTTACGTGTCGACCTTGCTGGTCGAGAATCAACGCCTTGCGCTGGGGCTGCTCTGCGTCGCGAACTTCGGCATCTTGCTCCGCGAGCGTGCGCGCCCGGAGATGCTGCTGTTGATCGGCTTCGCGCTCATCTATTTCATCTTCCATATCCCCCTGGCGTTGATCGAGGTGCTCAGTCCCGACTTCATCCCGCGCTCGCGCTATTTCAGTTACTGGTATCCGCGCGCCCTGACGACCGATGCGATCTGGATCGCCGCGATCTTCAATTCGGTCATGACGTCGGTGTTCATGGCAGCGCCATCGGTTCATTATGGCAACGAGATGCGGGCCCTTCGCCGCGAGCAGGATAGCTTGCGCGGCGATGTCCTCCTCCTGCCGATGCTGGCTTGCATCCTGTGGTTCTATGCCGCGTTGTTCGCGCTCGGCATCTCGAACTACAACGATTACAACGAGGTCGTGCGGACGAGCGATGCCGGTTTCGTCGCGCGCTCCTTCTCGTTCCTGATGATTGTCTTGCCGACGATTATCGTGCTTGGCGCGGCGCGAATCCGCTGGGTCGGCCTTTATTTCACGCTGCTCGCCATCTGGTGCGTTCCCGCCTTCTTCCTCGGTCTTCGCGGCGAGGTGCTCTTCCCGCTGGCCATGACGATGCCGGTGCTGCTGTGGCGCTTCGGCTGGAAGGTACGGATCATTCCGTCGATTGTCGGCGCAGTCGTCCTGTTGTGGATGATCAACCTCGCGATGATGGTTCGGGGGACGGGCGATCTCAGTTCGGCCGATGAATCGGCCAGTGCGCTTGAGGCGGTGGCCGAGATGGCCGGATCGCTGCGACCCGTCTACGAGACGCTGCGCTGGGTCGAATATGGTATCATGGAGCCGCAGGGCGGGGCGACCTATTGGGCGCCGCTCGAGCGCACGCTGGCGCTTGTCCTTCCCTTCATCGATCGCCTTCCCGGCCATCTCGACATGCGGCTGATGAATGTGGCGATCCAGGAATATGCCGGCAATTACGGTTTCTCGATCGCCGCCGAGGCCTTTATCAACTTCGGCCATGTCGGGGTGGTCGCGATGGCGCTTGTCTTCGGGGTCGTCCTGATTTTCGCCGCACGCCATCTTGGCTCGGGGTTCATCCTATCGCGCCCGCTGGCGGTGATCCTGAGCCTCGCTGCGGCCAACGCGCTTTTCTATCATATCCGCCAATCATTTGTCGGGGCCTACGGCACCTTCATCCTAACGCTCATCCTCACCGCGGGGTTTTTGTGGCTGGACGAATTGGTGAAGCCGGTCAGGGCGCGCCGGGTCGGGGCACAGGAGCGCTCATGACGGCCACGAAACATGTCCTGCTCACCTTGGGGCGCCTCAATTATGGTGGCGCCGAAAAGCGCCTGCTCGCCCTGCTAGAGGCGCTCAAGGCCGCCGCTGCCCCGTTGCGCTTCACCATCTATGTGATTTCGGGAAAGCCGGGGGTGCTCGACGACCGCTTCGCGGCGACGGGCGCGCGCATCGTCATGGGGCGCCCGGGCGTTCGCGGACTGGGCCATTTCCACCGGACGTTGAAGGAGGATCCGGTCGACATCGTGCATGCCAATACGATGATGGCAAGCGGTCTTTATCTTGCGGTTGCTAAGGCGGCGGGGGTGCCGGAGCGTTATGCGCATATGCGCAATACGCAGGCGCAAGGCGGACTATCGCGCGCCGTGAAGGATGGCGTCTTCGGGGCTGCGCTGCGCCGTTCGGCCACGGGTGTCGTCGGGGTCGCGGAGGCGACGCGCGCCGTCACCGGGCTAGGGCCCGAGCGCTTCGCCACCATCTATAACGGGCTCGACATTGCAGATACCGGGCCATCGCGCCCGAGCGGCCCGATCAAGCTGCTCATGCTGGGCCGGATCGCGCCCGCCAAGGCACCGCTTCGAGCAATCCCGATCGTGCGTGCGATGGTCGAGGCGAAGGTCGACATGACGCTCGACGTGGTCGGGGCGACCGATACGCCGCTTGCAGCCGAGTTGGAGCGACGGATTGCCGAGGAAGGGCTGGGCGATCATGTCTACCTGAGGGGTGAAAGCGATACGCCGACGATGTGGTTCGAAGGCGCGCACGTCTCGATCCTCTTGTCGCGGCACGAGGGGCTTCCCGGCACGGTTCTCGAGGCGCTGTCGGTCGGCACGCCGGTGGTCGCGACCGACCTGCCGGGGGTCCGCGAGATCGCCGTGCGCACCATGGGCGTGACCATCATGCCCGATGACGCCAGCCCCGAACGATGGTCGCACGCGATCGTCGCCGCAGCCGGCATTGGCGATGCCGGACGGGCCGAGATCGCCGCGTCCTTTGCCAAGAGCCCGTTCGTCATCGAACGACATATGGAGCTGATGCGATTGCTCTGGGACCAGGGGTTCGCGGCGGTCAAGCAAAGGATCGAACAAGAGCGATGAGCAAGGCCGTTGCCGGGACCATCCTCGACCTCGTCAGCGACCAGGTCGTCCGCGTCGATCCGGACGGGAAGTATGACTTCCCGATCCATATCATCTCGCACCAATTGCCCGATATGTTGTCGGTCGCCGATGGCGTTCGGATGGTCGGGCGGGTGCGCAAGGTGCGGGAGCGGATCGCGGAGCCGGTCGACCGCGATGGCCTGTCTTTCGAACCGCTGCCTTTCTATCAGGGATTGCGCGCCTTCCTGACGACCTTCCCCGGCCTGCTCGTCGCGATCTGGAAGGCTTCGGGGTCGGGCCATGCCGCGCTTGTGCGACTGCCCTCGACCATCGGACTGCTCTACGCGCTGTGCATGATCGTGCGGCGGCGGCCCTATGGGGTCCAGCTGATCGGCGATGCGGCCGAACTGTCGCGCGTGAAAACGCTGCCGACCAGCAGTCGCCTCGCGCTGCGGCTCCTGTCGGCGATGACCCGGTTGGTCGTCGCGCGCGCCAGCACGGCGGCCTATGTGACCGACGCCTCGTTGCAATGCGAATATCCGGCGCGTGAGGTGCCGACGTTTGCATTTTCCAACATCAACCTTCCGGGGGATCGTTGCGCTGCGCAGGTCCGTACCTTCGACGGTGGGCGATTGCGGCTGTCGTTCGTCGGCACCTTGGAATTCGATTACAAGGGGCTGGGCGACCTGCTGGATGCGATGGCGATCCTCAAGGAGTGCGGGGTCGACGTGCATCTCGACATCATGGGCGAGGGCGTGCTGCGCGAGCGCTTCGAACAGCAGGCCACTGCGCTCGGACTGACGTCGGTCCACTTTCATGGGCGCGTCCCGCAGGCAGAGGTGCTCGAAAGGCACCGGGCCAATCATGTGTTCGTGCTGCCATCCTATACGGAGGGCCTGCCGCGCGCGCTGATCGAGGCGATGGCGCAGGGAATGCCGGCGGTAGCGACCGATGTGGCGGGCAATGGCGAATTGCTCGACCCGCACTTCATCGTGCCGGTGCGCGAACCCGAGGCCATCGCGCAGCGGCTGCGACAGCTGGCCGAAACGCCCACCCTGTTCGCAGAGCAGGCCGCGCGCAATCTCGCGAGAGCGGGCGATTTCGTGGAAAGCCGGATTGCACCGCTGCGCCGCGATTTCTATGCGACGATCATACAGCAGCATGACGCGTCGAGACGAGGAGACCGGGGCTGATGAAAGTCCTCCAGCTCATCAAGACCACGCGAGGAGCGACCTGGGCGCTACGCCAGGTGCGCGAGCTCGTGAAGCTTGGCCATGACATCCACGTCGCCTTGCCCGACGAGGACGGCCATGCGCAGGCCTATCGCGATGTCGGCGCGAGCGTGCATGTCCTGCCGGTCGACGTCGCGCATGATCGCAACCCGTTGAACATGGTGCGCCGTGCGCTGGGACTGCGCCGCCTCGTGAAGCGGCTGCGGCCCGACATCGTGCACAGCCATTTCCTCGGCATCACGCTGACGATGCGCCTCGGCCTGCGCGGTATCGACGTGCCGCGCCTGTTCCAGGTGCCGGGGATCCTTCATCTCGAACGCGGGCTGACGCGGATCGGAGAGAAGGTCATCGCCACCAAGCGCGACTATTGGGCGGCGAGCTGCGCGCTGACCCGCCGTATCTACGAAGGGCAGGGGATCGCGCCCGAGCGCGTAGGGCTGGCCTATTATCCGACCGATTTCGCGGGCGTGGAGCCGCGAAAGGGCACGGGGGCGTTGCACGAGGAGCTGGGGCTGGATTCCGACACACGGCTCATCGGAATGGTCGCTTATGCCTATGCGCCCAAGAAATGGCTCGGCTACGAGCGCGGGATCAAGGGGCATGAGGACCTCATCGACGCGATCGCGATCCTGCGCGAGCGTGGGCACAAGGTGCATGGGGTGTTCGTCGGCGGCGCGTGGGTCGGCGCCGAGCAGTATTTCGAGGACATCAAAGCCTATGGCGCGGCGAAACTCGGTGCGCACGGGAGCTTCCTCGGCACGCGCCACGACGTCGCCGACCTTTATCCCGACATCGCCGTGGCGGTGCATCCCTCGCATAGCGAAAACCTGGGCGGCGCGGTCGAATCGCTCGCGCTCGGGCGCCCGACGGTAGCGACCGATATCGGCGGCTTTGCCGATGTGGTGGTACCGGGCGTGACAGGTTGGCTGGCGCGCGCCAAGGACCCGGCAGACCTTGCCGACAAGATCGAGCAGGCGCTGGGTGATCCGCGCGCCGAGGAAATGGCATTGGCCGGGCGCAACCTGGTAATCGAGAAGCTCGACAGCCCTCGCGCCGCTCGGCAATTGTCCGATATCTACGAGGCGATCGGCAGGGGAGCGCCGCTGCCATGAAGCGCCTGATGGACATCGTCGGGGCGGGGTTGGGCCTGGTGTTGCTGGCGCCGCTGCTTCTGGTCATCGCGCTGCTCATCCTCGTCAGGATGGGGCGGCCGGTGTTTTTCACGCAGGTGCGTCCCGGGCAGGACGCTCGTCCCTTTCGGATGGTGAAATTTCGCACCATGACCGATGCGCGCGGGAGCGACGGGGCGCCGCTTGCCGATGCCGATCGCCTCACCGGGCTGGGGCGTTTCATGCGCTCGACCAGCATCGACGAGCTTCCCGAGCTGTGGAACGTCCTCAAGGGCGAGATGAGCCTTGTCGGGCCGCGCCCCCTCCTGATGGACTATGTGTCGCTATACAGCCCCGAACAGGCCCGACGCATGGAGGTGCGTCCGGGCGTGACCGGCTGGGCGCAAGTCAATGGGCGCAATGCCCTGTCGTGGGATGAGAAGTTCGCGCTCGACATATGGTATGTCGACAACCGTTCGCTGCTTTTAGACGTGAAAATCCTGTTCATGACGGTGCGAAAGGTCGTCGGGCGCAGCGGAATCTCTGCCGAGGGCGAAGCCACCATGTCACGATTCGAAGGGAGTGAACGATGACCCGACTGATCGGAATCTATGGCGCCAGTGGCTTCGGGAAGGAAGTCTTGCCCCTCGTTCGCACCGCAGAGCAGGACGCATGCATCGTCTTTATCGACGACGGGGCCGCGGGAACGCGCATGGGCGGGCTGGACGTCCTGTCGTTCGATACGTTTGTCGGGGCCCCTGAAGCGGACAAGGCGGTCATCATCGCCATCGGGAACAGCAAGGTTCGCGAGAGCCTTTCGCAGCGCATGGTCGAGGCAGGAATTTCGCAGCTGGAAGCGCGCGCTCGCAATGCCGTGGTCATGGACGATGTCGAGCTGGGCGCCGGTGCCGTTCTCTGTCCCTTCGTGACGCTGACATCCAATATCACGGTGGGTAGGTCGTTCCATGCCAACATCTACAGCTACGTCGCCCATGATTGCGTGATCGGCGACTTCGTCACCTTTGCCCCGCGCGTGTCGTGCAACGGCAATGTGCACATCGGCGATCATGCCTATATCGGCACCGGCGCGATCCTCCGGCAAGGGACCCCTGACAATCCGTTGACGATCGGCGAGGGCGCCGTCGTCGGCATGGGCGCCATCGTCACCAAGCCCGTGCCGCCCGGCGTCACCGTGATCGGCAATCCCGCTCGTCCCCTGGAGAAAAAGTAAGTGCTCAACAGTCCCTTCGCCCCCTGGCCCAGTTTCACACAGGAGGAGGCCGATGCGGCCCATGCCGTACTCCTGTCGAACAAGGTCAACTACTGGACCGGCACCGAGGGGCGTGAATTCGAGAAGGAATTTGCGGCCTTCGCCGACAGCGCGCACGCGATCGCGCTCGGCAATGGCACGCTGGCGCTGGACCTCGCGCTGCACGGGCTCGGCATCGGGGCGCGCAACGGCGGCAAGGACACGGACGAGGTCATCGTCACCCCGCGCAGCTTCATCGCCTCGGTATCGAGCGTGGTGAATGCGGGCGCTCGGCCGGTATTCGCCGACGTCTATCGCGACAGCGGCAACATCGAGGCCGACACGATCGCGCCGATGGTCACCGCGCAGACCCGTGCGGTCGTGCCGGTTCATCTGGCCGGTTTCCCGGTAGAGATGGACGCGCTCATGGCGCTCGCCGAAGAGCGCGGTTTCGCGGTGATCGAGGATTGCGCGCAGGCGCATGGCGGTCGCTACATGGGGCGTAGCCTCGGGTCGATCGGCCATGTCGGGGCCTGGTCCTTCTGCCAGGACAAGATCATGTCGACGGGCGGCGAGGGTGGCATGGTCACCTGCAACGACGAGACGCTGTGGCGCGCGATGTGGGCGCATAAGGATCATGGTAAGAGCTATGAGGCCGTCTACGAGCGCGAGCACGCGCCGGGCTTTCGCTGGCTGCACGAGAGCTTCGGCACCAATTGGCGGCTGACCGAGATGCAGTCGGCGATCGGGCGGATCCAGCTTGGCCGAATGGCGGACTGGTCGGCGCGGCGGCGCGCTCTGGCCGAGACGATGATCGAGGCGCTGCGCCCGGCGGTCGAGGCGGGGGTCCTGCGCGTGCCCCGCCCGGCGGAGCATAGCGAGCATGCCAATTACAAATTCTATGCCTATATCGAGCCGGATGCGCTGGCCGAGGGTTGGGACCGCGATCGCATCATTGGCGAGATCGTCGCTGGCGGCGTGCCCTGCTTTCAGGGCAGTTGCTCGGAAATCTACCTCGAAAAAGCCTTCGAGGGGTCGGGCTATGCTCCGGCGGAACGACTGCCGGTCGCGCGCGAACTGGGCGAAACGAGCATCATGTGGCTGGTCCACCCGACCATCACCGACGAGCAGATCGCCAAGGCTGCTGCTGTGAGCGCCGACGTGCTCGCCCGCGCTGTCCGCTAGCATATCTCGATCAGCTGAAACAAAAGAGCCCCCGGAGCCTCATGGCGCCGGGGGCTCTTTCGTACTGATTTCGTCGAGCTGCTCAGGCGACCTTCTGTTCGGGCGCCAGGTCTTGCGCGGCCTTGATCGCGGCACGGTCACCGAAGCCCGCGACACTGCGTTCGAGCACCGCGAGGATGGTCGCTTCGTCATGGTCGGCGATCGCGCGGCGCAGCCGCTCGACCTCGAGTTCGAGCTGTTCCCAAGCGACCATGTCCTCGGTCGCCTTGACGATGCGCTCGTGGCGGGTCGGCTGCGAGGTGGCGTCGATCAACAGCTCCTCGTAAAGCTTCTCGCCGGGGCGCAGCCCTGTTTCAATAATCTCGATGTCGCCCTGCGGATTGGTATGGTTGCGCACGGTGCAGCCGGCCAGTTCGACCATCGTATGGGCTAGATCGCCGATGCGCACCGGATCGCCCATGTCGAGCAGGAACACTTCGCCGCCCTCGGCCATGGCGCCCGACTGGATCACCAGCGATGCGGCTTCGGGAATTGTCATGAAATAGCGGGTCACCTCGCGGTGGGTGATAGTAATCGGCCCCCCTTCCGCGATCTGGCGCTTGAACTTGGGGACGACCGAGCCCGAGGAGCCGAGCACGTTGCCGAAGCGCACCGCCGACATGCGCGGCACGTCGTGATGCGCGGCGAGCCCCTGGACGATGAGTTCGCAAAAGCGCTTGGAGGCCCCCATGACGTTGGTCGGG
The nucleotide sequence above comes from Sphingomicrobium arenosum. Encoded proteins:
- a CDS encoding glycosyltransferase; this encodes MSKAVAGTILDLVSDQVVRVDPDGKYDFPIHIISHQLPDMLSVADGVRMVGRVRKVRERIAEPVDRDGLSFEPLPFYQGLRAFLTTFPGLLVAIWKASGSGHAALVRLPSTIGLLYALCMIVRRRPYGVQLIGDAAELSRVKTLPTSSRLALRLLSAMTRLVVARASTAAYVTDASLQCEYPAREVPTFAFSNINLPGDRCAAQVRTFDGGRLRLSFVGTLEFDYKGLGDLLDAMAILKECGVDVHLDIMGEGVLRERFEQQATALGLTSVHFHGRVPQAEVLERHRANHVFVLPSYTEGLPRALIEAMAQGMPAVATDVAGNGELLDPHFIVPVREPEAIAQRLRQLAETPTLFAEQAARNLARAGDFVESRIAPLRRDFYATIIQQHDASRRGDRG
- a CDS encoding glycosyltransferase family 4 protein — protein: MTATKHVLLTLGRLNYGGAEKRLLALLEALKAAAAPLRFTIYVISGKPGVLDDRFAATGARIVMGRPGVRGLGHFHRTLKEDPVDIVHANTMMASGLYLAVAKAAGVPERYAHMRNTQAQGGLSRAVKDGVFGAALRRSATGVVGVAEATRAVTGLGPERFATIYNGLDIADTGPSRPSGPIKLLMLGRIAPAKAPLRAIPIVRAMVEAKVDMTLDVVGATDTPLAAELERRIAEEGLGDHVYLRGESDTPTMWFEGAHVSILLSRHEGLPGTVLEALSVGTPVVATDLPGVREIAVRTMGVTIMPDDASPERWSHAIVAAAGIGDAGRAEIAASFAKSPFVIERHMELMRLLWDQGFAAVKQRIEQER
- a CDS encoding sugar transferase; the protein is MKRLMDIVGAGLGLVLLAPLLLVIALLILVRMGRPVFFTQVRPGQDARPFRMVKFRTMTDARGSDGAPLADADRLTGLGRFMRSTSIDELPELWNVLKGEMSLVGPRPLLMDYVSLYSPEQARRMEVRPGVTGWAQVNGRNALSWDEKFALDIWYVDNRSLLLDVKILFMTVRKVVGRSGISAEGEATMSRFEGSER
- a CDS encoding glycosyltransferase family 4 protein, which translates into the protein MKVLQLIKTTRGATWALRQVRELVKLGHDIHVALPDEDGHAQAYRDVGASVHVLPVDVAHDRNPLNMVRRALGLRRLVKRLRPDIVHSHFLGITLTMRLGLRGIDVPRLFQVPGILHLERGLTRIGEKVIATKRDYWAASCALTRRIYEGQGIAPERVGLAYYPTDFAGVEPRKGTGALHEELGLDSDTRLIGMVAYAYAPKKWLGYERGIKGHEDLIDAIAILRERGHKVHGVFVGGAWVGAEQYFEDIKAYGAAKLGAHGSFLGTRHDVADLYPDIAVAVHPSHSENLGGAVESLALGRPTVATDIGGFADVVVPGVTGWLARAKDPADLADKIEQALGDPRAEEMALAGRNLVIEKLDSPRAARQLSDIYEAIGRGAPLP
- a CDS encoding lipopolysaccharide biosynthesis protein, with translation MSKASRQRGSDLRALVSTGVVRLGGLGANALQAFILPMLLGPTAFGLFSSLFTVLLVASGIIRVPLEVLVQRGRDGRGEGALRLVYGPREFGLAVLFALLLGTLTYVGLYLAQGRSGSASFAIGLGAATVIAGLSGLRRGEHLVLERTARVEQLDAIVRPALFLGLVGAAWLFGRAEQWWPTLLIASFLLVLAWPNLVAAQRVRRAATGSEAAVAPWRNLTLSNGLSIGVKHADVLIIGAYLSLETVGRYFIIARLADLIAFGYSFAAARFVHRFATAWREGRHGEARAIIGRAMAYGAAISCLMAAGAAFLSPFVLPLIDPLLADYWLALVLLLAAAIINSTLGLCGAFMTALDPRHMLKIKIACNPLAVVAMLVAVPRFGVMGAATVTLGFALSLQLLSAFMFRRLTREEGCGS
- a CDS encoding acetyltransferase, which translates into the protein MTRLIGIYGASGFGKEVLPLVRTAEQDACIVFIDDGAAGTRMGGLDVLSFDTFVGAPEADKAVIIAIGNSKVRESLSQRMVEAGISQLEARARNAVVMDDVELGAGAVLCPFVTLTSNITVGRSFHANIYSYVAHDCVIGDFVTFAPRVSCNGNVHIGDHAYIGTGAILRQGTPDNPLTIGEGAVVGMGAIVTKPVPPGVTVIGNPARPLEKK
- a CDS encoding DegT/DnrJ/EryC1/StrS family aminotransferase, which encodes MLNSPFAPWPSFTQEEADAAHAVLLSNKVNYWTGTEGREFEKEFAAFADSAHAIALGNGTLALDLALHGLGIGARNGGKDTDEVIVTPRSFIASVSSVVNAGARPVFADVYRDSGNIEADTIAPMVTAQTRAVVPVHLAGFPVEMDALMALAEERGFAVIEDCAQAHGGRYMGRSLGSIGHVGAWSFCQDKIMSTGGEGGMVTCNDETLWRAMWAHKDHGKSYEAVYEREHAPGFRWLHESFGTNWRLTEMQSAIGRIQLGRMADWSARRRALAETMIEALRPAVEAGVLRVPRPAEHSEHANYKFYAYIEPDALAEGWDRDRIIGEIVAGGVPCFQGSCSEIYLEKAFEGSGYAPAERLPVARELGETSIMWLVHPTITDEQIAKAAAVSADVLARAVR
- a CDS encoding O-antigen polymerase; translation: MIGRGISGRRERAASRAGHGGLAIVGHWRLDRMLLLAVFNLLLFFYVSTLLVENQRLALGLLCVANFGILLRERARPEMLLLIGFALIYFIFHIPLALIEVLSPDFIPRSRYFSYWYPRALTTDAIWIAAIFNSVMTSVFMAAPSVHYGNEMRALRREQDSLRGDVLLLPMLACILWFYAALFALGISNYNDYNEVVRTSDAGFVARSFSFLMIVLPTIIVLGAARIRWVGLYFTLLAIWCVPAFFLGLRGEVLFPLAMTMPVLLWRFGWKVRIIPSIVGAVVLLWMINLAMMVRGTGDLSSADESASALEAVAEMAGSLRPVYETLRWVEYGIMEPQGGATYWAPLERTLALVLPFIDRLPGHLDMRLMNVAIQEYAGNYGFSIAAEAFINFGHVGVVAMALVFGVVLIFAARHLGSGFILSRPLAVILSLAAANALFYHIRQSFVGAYGTFILTLILTAGFLWLDELVKPVRARRVGAQERS